A part of Aquaspirillum sp. LM1 genomic DNA contains:
- a CDS encoding NUDIX domain-containing protein, whose protein sequence is MALTEYTLSSQQVLQGGFLKVYRDTVRLPDGKEAPREYIDHPGAVAVLALTDAGELVLVRQYRYPARQTFLEIPAGKTDPGESGLATAQRELLEETGYTARHWHTLPVAWPCIGYSNEKIAYFVAEGLQAGASQLDEGEFVELVHLPLAEVMALARRGELPDSKTLAGLFWLDAWQSGSLPRDPAQ, encoded by the coding sequence GTGGCACTCACTGAATATACCCTGAGCTCCCAGCAGGTTTTGCAAGGTGGCTTCCTCAAGGTGTACCGCGACACGGTACGTTTGCCCGATGGCAAGGAAGCGCCACGGGAGTACATCGACCACCCCGGCGCGGTGGCGGTGCTGGCGCTGACCGACGCTGGCGAGCTGGTGCTGGTGCGCCAGTACCGTTATCCGGCGCGGCAAACTTTTCTGGAAATTCCCGCCGGCAAGACCGACCCCGGCGAAAGCGGGCTGGCCACCGCCCAGCGTGAGCTGCTGGAAGAAACCGGCTACACCGCCCGCCACTGGCACACCCTGCCGGTGGCCTGGCCGTGCATTGGCTATTCCAATGAAAAAATTGCCTACTTTGTGGCCGAAGGGCTGCAGGCCGGTGCCAGCCAACTGGATGAAGGCGAATTTGTCGAGCTGGTGCATCTGCCGCTGGCCGAAGTGATGGCGCTGGCGCGCCGGGGCGAGCTGCCCGACAGCAAAACCCTGGCCGGCCTGTTCTGGCTGGACGCCTGGCAATCTGGAAGCCTGCCCCGTG
- a CDS encoding DUF2062 domain-containing protein produces MPRKWFKQYLPHPAQLANNRWLSWLGPRLADPQLWTLHRRSVAKAVAIGLFAGLMPGPTQMLTAALLVWYWRVNLPVALACTLYTNPFTIVPLYWLAYEYGRLLTGQQHHAAAPPPEWDAQGFGSWLQQMVDWASAMGWPLLLGVPALGISLGLTGYGLIMIGWRWHTVRAWRQRKASRGTH; encoded by the coding sequence ATGCCGCGCAAGTGGTTCAAGCAATACCTGCCCCACCCGGCCCAACTGGCCAATAACCGCTGGCTCAGCTGGCTGGGCCCACGTCTGGCCGACCCGCAGCTGTGGACCTTGCACCGGCGCAGCGTGGCCAAGGCGGTGGCCATTGGCCTGTTTGCCGGGCTGATGCCGGGGCCGACGCAAATGCTCACTGCCGCGCTGCTGGTCTGGTATTGGCGTGTCAACCTGCCGGTGGCGCTGGCCTGCACGCTGTATACCAATCCATTCACCATTGTTCCTTTATACTGGCTGGCCTACGAATATGGCCGGCTGCTGACGGGTCAGCAGCATCACGCCGCCGCGCCACCGCCCGAGTGGGATGCGCAGGGGTTTGGCAGCTGGTTGCAGCAAATGGTAGATTGGGCGTCGGCCATGGGCTGGCCGCTGCTGCTGGGGGTTCCGGCGCTGGGCATCAGCCTGGGCCTGACCGGTTATGGACTGATTATGATTGGCTGGCGCTGGCATACGGTGCGGGCATGGCGTCAACGAAAGGCATCGCGTGGCACTCACTGA
- a CDS encoding ParA family protein, with translation MLLTVLVANPKGGCGKSTLSTHLAGYYAQAGYRTLLGDMDRQQSSARWLTRRPAGVAAIAGWAIDPEDPAPPPKGTQVAILDSAANLHGKKLASLLRKVDRIVVPVMPSPFDTWASEDFFAALAEEKAIRKEKVTIGVVGMRVNPRTRAAGELRDFFTRFELPVITCLRDTQLYVHAASHGLTLFDLPASKVVRDRQEWQPLLDWLGLPANARELDR, from the coding sequence ATGCTGTTGACGGTGCTGGTGGCCAACCCCAAAGGCGGTTGTGGCAAGTCTACCCTGTCAACCCATCTGGCCGGCTACTACGCCCAGGCCGGATACCGCACCCTGCTGGGCGATATGGATCGCCAGCAAAGCTCGGCGCGCTGGCTGACCCGCCGTCCGGCGGGGGTGGCCGCCATTGCCGGCTGGGCAATCGACCCGGAAGACCCGGCCCCGCCGCCCAAGGGCACGCAGGTGGCGATTCTGGACAGCGCGGCCAATCTGCACGGCAAAAAACTGGCCAGCCTGCTGCGCAAGGTAGACCGCATTGTGGTGCCGGTGATGCCGTCCCCATTCGATACCTGGGCCAGCGAAGATTTTTTTGCCGCGCTGGCCGAAGAAAAAGCCATCCGCAAAGAGAAAGTCACCATTGGTGTGGTGGGCATGCGCGTGAACCCCCGCACCCGCGCCGCAGGCGAGCTGCGCGACTTCTTTACCCGCTTTGAACTGCCGGTGATTACCTGCCTGCGCGATACCCAGCTGTATGTGCATGCCGCCAGCCATGGCCTGACCCTGTTTGACCTGCCCGCCAGCAAGGTCGTGCGCGACCGCCAGGAATGGCAGCCGCTGCTGGACTGGCTGGGCCTGCCAGCCAATGCCCGCGAACTGGACAGATGA
- a CDS encoding PLP-dependent aminotransferase family protein, protein MHTPTLYRQWADHYALAIQSGALPPGERMPSLRDLMARHGVSLSTAVLVCRTLEREGLLEARPRAGYFVRPRRALASLQEPQPSVPDVAQYVGIHQRVSEVLALSQRYPAKVNLSGSCGAPGLYPGAALRLATQRALRAQPDIFSQPLAMAGCAPFLQALAQHALDAQMTLSPDELVVTHGCTEALTLALRAVAQPGEVIAVESPTYYGLLQILESLGLQALEIPASPHTGLSLEALEVAARQCPGLKAVAVTPNLHNPLGCVMPDAHKRQLLQWCVRHDIALIEDNTYTPLYDAGPPLAAIKAWDDSGQVIVCSSLHKILAPGLRLGWIAGGKWHERIAMLKYSQSRPNELLPQLAMTDYLNSGALPRHLTTLKRTLRHQREQMADAVDRLFPAGCRFSLPPGGMSIWVELPGELSSLAVFHAALQQGIRISPGVMFSNAGRVDHCLRLNAGLPYTREVDRALHTLARVVADALDWAG, encoded by the coding sequence ATGCACACACCCACCTTGTACCGCCAATGGGCGGATCATTATGCTTTGGCGATTCAGTCCGGTGCCTTGCCGCCGGGTGAGCGCATGCCGTCCTTGCGGGATTTGATGGCGCGTCATGGCGTGAGTTTGTCCACGGCGGTGCTGGTGTGCCGCACGCTGGAGCGGGAGGGTTTGCTGGAGGCGCGGCCACGCGCCGGGTATTTTGTGCGGCCGCGTCGGGCGCTGGCCAGTTTGCAAGAGCCGCAGCCCAGTGTGCCGGATGTGGCGCAGTATGTGGGCATTCATCAGCGGGTGTCCGAGGTGCTGGCGCTCAGCCAGCGTTATCCGGCCAAGGTGAATTTGTCCGGCTCGTGCGGCGCGCCGGGCTTGTATCCGGGCGCGGCCTTGCGCCTGGCCACCCAGCGCGCCTTGCGCGCGCAGCCGGATATTTTCAGCCAGCCGCTGGCGATGGCCGGCTGTGCGCCGTTTTTGCAGGCGCTGGCGCAGCATGCGCTGGATGCGCAGATGACCTTGTCGCCGGATGAGCTGGTGGTGACCCACGGTTGCACCGAGGCTCTGACCCTGGCCTTGCGCGCGGTGGCGCAGCCGGGCGAGGTGATTGCCGTGGAGTCGCCCACCTATTACGGGCTGTTACAGATTCTGGAAAGCCTGGGTTTGCAGGCGCTGGAAATCCCGGCCAGCCCGCACACCGGGCTGTCGCTGGAGGCGCTGGAAGTGGCGGCGCGGCAATGCCCCGGCCTGAAGGCGGTGGCGGTGACGCCCAATCTGCACAATCCGCTGGGCTGCGTGATGCCGGACGCGCACAAGCGCCAGCTGCTGCAATGGTGCGTGCGCCACGATATCGCGCTGATTGAAGACAACACCTACACGCCGCTGTACGACGCCGGCCCGCCGCTGGCGGCGATCAAGGCCTGGGACGATAGCGGGCAGGTGATTGTCTGTTCGTCGCTGCACAAGATTCTCGCCCCTGGCCTGCGGCTGGGCTGGATTGCCGGCGGCAAGTGGCACGAGCGCATCGCCATGCTGAAATACAGCCAGTCGCGGCCCAATGAGCTGTTGCCGCAGCTGGCGATGACCGACTACCTGAACAGCGGCGCGCTGCCGCGCCATCTGACCACGCTCAAGCGCACGCTGCGCCACCAGCGCGAGCAAATGGCCGACGCGGTGGACCGGCTGTTTCCGGCGGGCTGCCGCTTTAGCCTGCCGCCGGGTGGCATGAGCATCTGGGTGGAGCTGCCGGGGGAGTTATCCTCGCTGGCGGTGTTTCACGCTGCCTTGCAGCAGGGCATCCGCATTTCGCCGGGGGTGATGTTCTCCAACGCGGGCCGGGTGGATCACTGCCTGCGGCTGAACGCCGGCCTGCCCTACACCCGCGAGGTGGATCGGGCGCTGCATACGCTGGCCAGGGTGGTGGCGGATGCGCTGGATTGGGCCGGGTAA